In a single window of the Streptomyces sp. HUAS ZL42 genome:
- a CDS encoding PucR family transcriptional regulator ligand-binding domain-containing protein: MPDPAVPPTPPVPLAALLAREDLALRQVAGPSGPGAVVHWVHTSEMADPYPYLLGGELLLTAGVHIPEAAGSGTYFDDYVSRIVAAGGAALGFGLAPVHDTVPRALMAACDAYQLPLLEVPPQTTFSGVARAVWQLMARARLAELRRVTEAQQSMAAAAARPDPVPSILRRLARGVGGRAVLYGPEGAEIAGAGREPEGAVERALAALAQVVTGRGSSTATDTVSGTHLAAYALGSGQGFVLGVAAPQREPGDHTIASVAAVLLSLLTGEHRSGTGADRSSALVRLLLGSTPPAVAPLLGAGEWLVVHARPAARTPDAVAASALGAALGSPLVDVAKDVVRVLVPAEREPGPQPGWTLGVSAAVAPEAWPAADTQAARALARARATRTALVRHGTRAALADLVPQDEATAHARALLAPIAGIPALIETLRTWLSLHGSWDRTAVALSVHRNTVRQRIARCTALLETDLDDPDVRMELWFALKQR, from the coding sequence ATGCCGGACCCTGCTGTTCCCCCTACGCCACCCGTGCCCCTCGCGGCACTCCTGGCCCGCGAGGACCTGGCCCTGCGGCAGGTCGCGGGACCGTCCGGCCCCGGCGCCGTCGTCCACTGGGTGCACACGTCGGAGATGGCCGACCCCTACCCGTACCTGCTGGGCGGTGAACTGCTGCTGACGGCGGGCGTACACATCCCGGAGGCGGCCGGGTCGGGCACGTACTTCGACGACTACGTGTCGCGGATCGTGGCGGCCGGCGGCGCGGCGCTCGGCTTCGGGCTCGCTCCCGTGCACGACACGGTGCCGCGCGCACTGATGGCCGCCTGCGACGCGTACCAGCTGCCGCTCCTGGAGGTCCCGCCGCAGACGACCTTCTCGGGCGTGGCCCGCGCGGTCTGGCAGCTGATGGCCCGGGCCCGCCTGGCCGAACTCCGCCGCGTCACGGAGGCCCAGCAGAGCATGGCGGCCGCGGCGGCCCGCCCGGACCCGGTCCCGTCGATCCTGCGCCGACTGGCCCGGGGAGTCGGAGGGCGGGCGGTGCTGTACGGACCGGAGGGGGCGGAGATCGCGGGGGCGGGCCGGGAGCCGGAAGGCGCCGTCGAGAGGGCGCTGGCCGCGCTGGCGCAGGTCGTGACGGGCCGCGGCTCCTCGACCGCCACCGACACCGTCTCCGGCACCCACCTCGCCGCCTACGCCCTCGGCTCGGGGCAGGGATTCGTGCTCGGGGTCGCGGCGCCGCAGCGGGAGCCCGGTGACCACACCATCGCCTCGGTCGCCGCGGTCCTGCTCTCCCTTCTCACCGGCGAGCACCGCAGCGGTACGGGAGCGGACCGGTCCTCCGCCCTCGTACGGCTGCTGCTCGGTTCCACGCCCCCTGCCGTGGCCCCTCTCCTCGGTGCCGGGGAGTGGCTGGTCGTGCACGCCCGCCCCGCCGCGCGGACCCCGGACGCCGTGGCCGCCTCCGCGCTGGGCGCCGCGCTCGGGTCACCGCTGGTCGACGTGGCGAAGGACGTCGTACGGGTCCTCGTCCCGGCCGAACGGGAGCCGGGCCCGCAGCCCGGCTGGACGCTGGGCGTCAGCGCCGCCGTCGCCCCGGAGGCGTGGCCCGCCGCCGACACCCAGGCCGCCCGTGCCCTGGCCCGTGCCCGGGCCACCCGCACGGCACTGGTCCGCCACGGCACCCGCGCCGCCCTCGCCGACCTGGTCCCGCAGGACGAGGCCACGGCGCACGCCCGCGCCCTCCTGGCCCCCATCGCCGGCATCCCGGCCCTCATCGAGACCCTGCGCACCTGGCTCTCCCTGCACGGCAGTTGGGATCGCACGGCGGTGGCCCTGTCCGTGCACCGCAACACCGTGCGGCAGCGCATCGCCCGCTGCACCGCCCTGCTGGAGACGGACCTGGACGATCCGGACGTACGGATGGAGCTGTGGTTCGCGCTGAAACAGCGGTGA
- the speB gene encoding agmatinase has protein sequence MSSNETPRGPVDSSRVPRYAGPATFARLPRLDEVGRADVAVVGVPFDSGVSYRPGARFGGNAIREASRLLRPYNPAQDASPFALAQVADGGDIAVNPFNINEAVETVEAAADELLGTGARLMTLGGDHTIALPLLRSVAKKHGPVALLHFDAHLDTWDTYFGAEYTHGTPFRRAVEEGILDTEALSHVGTRGPLYGKQDLTDDEKMGFGIVTSADIYRRGADEVADQLRERIGDRPLYISIDIDCLDPAHAPGTGTPEAGGMTSRELLEILRGLASCNLVSADVVEVAPAYDHAEITSVAASHTAYELTTIMSRRIAREKAAK, from the coding sequence ATGAGCAGCAACGAGACGCCCCGCGGCCCCGTCGACTCCTCCCGTGTCCCGCGGTACGCCGGTCCCGCGACCTTCGCCCGGCTGCCCCGCCTCGACGAGGTCGGCCGCGCGGACGTCGCCGTGGTGGGCGTGCCGTTCGACTCCGGTGTCTCGTACCGGCCGGGCGCTCGCTTCGGCGGCAACGCGATCCGCGAGGCGTCCCGGCTGCTGCGGCCGTACAACCCGGCGCAGGACGCCTCCCCCTTCGCCCTCGCGCAGGTCGCGGACGGCGGGGACATCGCCGTGAACCCCTTCAACATCAACGAGGCCGTCGAGACCGTCGAGGCGGCGGCGGACGAGCTGCTCGGCACGGGCGCGCGCCTGATGACCCTGGGCGGCGACCACACCATCGCCCTTCCGCTGCTCCGCTCGGTCGCGAAGAAGCACGGCCCGGTCGCGCTGCTGCACTTCGACGCCCACCTCGACACCTGGGACACGTACTTCGGCGCCGAGTACACGCACGGGACGCCGTTCCGCCGGGCGGTGGAGGAGGGCATCCTCGACACGGAGGCGCTGTCGCACGTCGGCACCCGCGGTCCCCTGTACGGCAAGCAGGACCTGACCGACGACGAGAAGATGGGCTTCGGCATCGTCACGTCGGCGGACATCTACCGCCGGGGCGCCGACGAGGTCGCCGACCAGCTGCGCGAACGCATCGGGGACCGGCCGCTGTACATCTCGATCGACATCGACTGCCTCGACCCGGCGCACGCGCCCGGCACCGGCACCCCGGAGGCGGGCGGTATGACCTCCCGCGAGCTGCTGGAGATCCTGCGCGGTCTCGCGTCCTGCAACCTGGTCTCGGCGGACGTCGTCGAGGTGGCCCCCGCGTACGATCACGCGGAGATCACGTCGGTGGCCGCGTCCCACACGGCGTACGAACTGACCACGATCATGTCCCGGCGGATCGCGCGGGAGAAGGCGGCGAAGTGA